Proteins found in one Methylobacterium sp. CB376 genomic segment:
- the pstS gene encoding phosphate ABC transporter substrate-binding protein PstS, which produces MKRFATALAIGLATAQIATAALAADITGAGATFPFPVYSKWAEAYRKEASVGLNYQSIGSGGGIKQIQARTVDFGATDAPLKGEALEKDGLVQFPTVMGGVVPVVNIQGVKSGEVKLTGELLAEIYAGKIKKWSDPRIAKLNESVKLPDAVITPVYRSDASGTTSIFTTYLSDVSADWKKEFGASTTISWPAGQGGKGNEGVTAVVKQVPNAIGYVEYAYAKQNKLPVALLQNKAGKFPEPSDEAFQAAAANADWKSAPGFGIALTNQAGEKAWPITAATFILVPKSPSDPARAAEVLKFFSWAYKNGDKLASDLDYVPLPDAVVGLIQDEWKKVTGKDGKPVLGM; this is translated from the coding sequence GTGAAACGATTCGCCACCGCGCTCGCCATCGGGCTCGCGACCGCCCAGATCGCCACCGCCGCCCTCGCGGCCGACATCACCGGCGCCGGCGCCACCTTCCCGTTCCCGGTCTACTCGAAGTGGGCCGAGGCCTACCGCAAGGAGGCCAGCGTCGGCCTGAACTACCAGTCGATCGGCTCCGGCGGCGGCATCAAGCAGATCCAGGCCCGCACGGTCGATTTCGGCGCCACCGACGCGCCCCTGAAGGGCGAGGCCCTCGAGAAGGACGGGCTCGTGCAGTTCCCGACCGTGATGGGCGGCGTCGTCCCGGTCGTGAACATCCAGGGCGTGAAGTCGGGTGAGGTGAAGCTCACCGGCGAGCTCCTCGCCGAGATCTACGCCGGCAAGATCAAGAAGTGGTCAGACCCCAGGATCGCCAAGCTGAACGAGAGCGTGAAGCTCCCCGACGCGGTGATCACGCCGGTCTACCGCTCCGACGCGTCCGGCACGACGAGCATCTTCACGACCTACCTGTCGGACGTGTCGGCCGATTGGAAGAAGGAGTTCGGCGCCTCGACGACGATCAGCTGGCCGGCCGGCCAGGGCGGCAAGGGCAACGAGGGCGTCACCGCCGTCGTGAAGCAGGTGCCGAACGCGATCGGCTACGTCGAGTACGCCTACGCCAAGCAGAACAAGCTGCCGGTGGCGCTGCTCCAGAACAAGGCCGGCAAGTTCCCCGAGCCGAGCGACGAGGCCTTCCAGGCCGCCGCCGCCAACGCCGACTGGAAGTCCGCCCCGGGCTTCGGCATCGCGCTGACCAACCAGGCCGGCGAGAAGGCGTGGCCGATCACCGCCGCCACCTTCATCCTGGTGCCCAAGAGCCCCAGCGACCCGGCCCGCGCCGCCGAGGTGCTGAAGTTCTTCTCCTGGGCCTACAAGAACGGCGACAAGCTCGCCAGCGACCTCGACTACGTGCCGCTGCCCGACGCCGTCGTCGGCCTGATCCAGGACGAGTGGAAGAAGGTCACCGGCAAGGACGGCAAGCCGGTCCTCGGCATGTGA
- a CDS encoding sigma-70 family RNA polymerase sigma factor, which produces MLYPNAATLAPAEPKPSLPSTVQQHLGRQLREAYAAIETATPDTVLALIERLEAALAAQGRSVEPEFRDGLLSALPSLRAFALSLTNNSARADDLVQDTILRAWQNQHRFQPGTNLNAWLFTILRNAFYSEQRKRMREVQDEDGTYAARLFSAPDQGHRLDVQDLRAGLAKLPPDQREALILVGAEGLSYEEVARICGVAIGTIKSRVNRARNRLADLLGYTEDDLNGDRMIQSAMGEGA; this is translated from the coding sequence ATGCTCTACCCGAATGCCGCCACCCTCGCCCCGGCCGAGCCCAAGCCCTCCCTGCCCTCCACGGTGCAGCAGCACCTCGGGCGGCAGCTGCGGGAGGCCTACGCGGCGATCGAGACCGCCACCCCGGACACGGTCCTGGCGCTGATCGAGCGGCTCGAAGCCGCGCTCGCCGCCCAGGGGCGCAGCGTCGAGCCGGAGTTCCGCGACGGGCTCCTCTCCGCCCTGCCCTCGCTGCGGGCCTTCGCGCTCTCGCTCACCAACAATTCCGCCCGGGCGGACGACCTCGTGCAGGACACGATCCTGCGCGCCTGGCAGAACCAGCACCGCTTCCAGCCGGGCACGAACCTCAACGCGTGGCTGTTCACCATCCTGCGCAACGCCTTCTACTCGGAGCAGCGCAAGCGCATGCGCGAGGTGCAGGACGAGGACGGGACCTACGCGGCGCGGCTGTTCTCGGCCCCCGACCAGGGCCACCGCCTGGACGTGCAGGACCTGCGCGCCGGCCTCGCCAAGCTGCCGCCGGACCAGCGCGAGGCGCTGATCCTGGTCGGGGCCGAGGGCCTGTCCTACGAGGAGGTCGCCCGGATCTGCGGCGTGGCGATCGGGACCATCAAGAGCCGCGTCAACCGCGCCCGCAACCGGCTCGCCGACCTCCTCGGCTACACGGAGGACGACCTCAACGGCGACCGGATGATCCAGTCCGCCATGGGCGAGGGCGCCTGA
- the recN gene encoding DNA repair protein RecN codes for MLVQLAIRDIVLIDKLELNFRDGLSVLTGETGAGKSILLDAFTLALGGRGDGRLVRHGEAQGQVTAVFDVPLDHPARAIAAASDLDTEGDLVLRRVQVADGRTRAFVNDQPVGVQVLRAIGAALVEIHGQHDDRALADPTTHRAILDAFGNLQERQAAVAEASRGVRQARARLAEHRVRVEAARKESDFLRHAVEELGALAPKPGEEADLAERRTAMQQGEKVARDLNEALDAVGGQGSPAAHLSAALRKLERRAAQAPALVDPCVTALDAALVALDEARDALEHALQAAEFDPRELERVEERLFALRAAARKYDVAADDLAALRERYAADVAAIDAGEETLGRLEADLAAAEAAYLKAARALSEGRRRAAGKLDKAVQAELPPLKLERARFLTEIATDEASRDPAGLDRVEFWAQTNPGTRPGPMMRVASGGELSRFMLALKVVLADKGSAPTLIFDEIDTGVGGAVADAIGARLARLSDRVQVVAVTHAPQVAARAASHFLIAKEAVKGSDRVATRVTRLAEAPRREEIARMLAGATVTEEARAAAARLLQAAEA; via the coding sequence ATGCTGGTTCAGCTCGCCATCCGCGACATCGTCCTGATCGACAAGCTCGAGCTGAATTTCCGCGACGGCCTCAGCGTGCTGACCGGCGAGACGGGGGCCGGCAAGTCGATCCTGCTCGACGCCTTCACGCTCGCCCTGGGCGGGCGCGGCGACGGCCGGCTCGTGCGCCACGGCGAGGCGCAGGGGCAGGTCACCGCCGTCTTCGACGTGCCCCTCGACCACCCGGCCCGCGCCATCGCGGCCGCGTCCGACCTCGACACCGAGGGCGACCTCGTGCTGCGCCGGGTCCAGGTCGCGGACGGGCGCACCCGCGCCTTCGTCAACGACCAGCCGGTGGGCGTGCAGGTGCTGCGCGCCATCGGGGCGGCCCTCGTCGAGATCCACGGCCAGCACGACGACCGGGCGCTCGCCGACCCGACCACCCACCGCGCCATACTGGACGCCTTCGGCAACCTGCAGGAGCGGCAGGCGGCGGTGGCGGAGGCGTCGAGGGGCGTGCGGCAGGCGCGCGCGCGCCTCGCCGAGCACCGCGTCCGGGTCGAGGCCGCCCGCAAGGAATCGGATTTCCTGCGCCACGCCGTGGAGGAGCTCGGCGCGCTCGCGCCGAAGCCCGGCGAGGAGGCCGACCTCGCCGAGCGCCGCACCGCCATGCAGCAGGGCGAGAAGGTGGCCCGCGACCTCAACGAGGCCCTCGACGCGGTCGGCGGCCAGGGCTCCCCCGCCGCCCACCTCTCGGCGGCCCTGCGCAAGCTGGAGCGCCGGGCCGCGCAGGCGCCGGCCCTGGTCGATCCCTGCGTGACCGCCCTCGACGCCGCCCTGGTCGCCCTCGACGAGGCCCGCGACGCCCTCGAACACGCCCTGCAGGCGGCGGAATTCGATCCCCGCGAGCTCGAGCGGGTGGAGGAGCGCCTGTTCGCCCTGCGGGCGGCCGCCCGCAAGTACGACGTGGCGGCGGACGACCTCGCGGCCCTGCGCGAGCGCTACGCCGCGGACGTGGCGGCGATCGATGCCGGGGAGGAGACCCTGGGGCGGCTTGAGGCCGACCTCGCCGCCGCCGAGGCGGCCTACCTGAAGGCCGCCCGCGCCCTCAGCGAGGGGCGGCGCAGGGCGGCGGGCAAGCTCGACAAGGCCGTGCAGGCGGAACTGCCGCCGCTCAAGCTCGAGCGCGCCCGCTTCCTCACCGAGATCGCCACCGACGAGGCGAGCCGCGATCCCGCCGGCCTCGACCGGGTCGAGTTCTGGGCCCAGACCAATCCCGGGACCCGCCCCGGGCCGATGATGAGGGTCGCCTCGGGCGGCGAGCTGTCGCGGTTCATGCTCGCCCTCAAGGTCGTGCTGGCCGACAAGGGCTCCGCCCCGACCCTGATCTTCGACGAGATCGATACCGGGGTCGGCGGCGCGGTGGCGGACGCGATCGGGGCTCGGCTCGCCCGGCTCTCCGACCGGGTTCAGGTCGTGGCCGTCACCCACGCGCCGCAGGTCGCCGCCCGCGCCGCCAGCCACTTCCTGATCGCCAAGGAGGCCGTGAAGGGCTCCGACCGCGTCGCCACCCGGGTGACGCGCCTCGCCGAGGCGCCCCGCCGCGAGGAGATCGCCCGCATGCTCGCGGGCGCCACCGTCACCGAGGAGGCCCGCGCCGCCGCGGCGCGGCTGCTCCAGGCCGCCGAGGCCTGA
- a CDS encoding outer membrane protein assembly factor BamD, whose amino-acid sequence MPLASSLRGAKGAVLRVALLAACGAGLSACDALDSINPFGPEKYKPEVIERRPADKIYSEGLAKLEDHDYDEAVKRFQNLDKEYAYSDWSRKAVLMTAYANYEGAKYEDAITAAKRYLQRHPGSKDAAYAQYILAMSHYKQIPDVTRDQERSERALAALQELVQKYPTSEYAADAKAKIQITRDQLAGKEMTVGRYYLDRRNFPAAINRFREVVSKYQTTRHAEEALERLAEAYMALGIVAEAQTAAAVLAHNFPDSPWYKDAYALLQSGGVEPREEKSSWISKAFRGIVGIETAEAQ is encoded by the coding sequence ATGCCTCTCGCCTCCTCGCTTCGCGGTGCGAAGGGTGCCGTTCTTCGCGTCGCGCTGCTCGCGGCCTGCGGCGCCGGCCTGAGCGCCTGCGACGCGCTCGACTCGATCAATCCGTTCGGACCGGAGAAGTACAAGCCGGAGGTGATCGAGCGCCGCCCGGCCGACAAGATCTACAGCGAGGGCCTCGCCAAGCTCGAGGACCACGACTACGACGAGGCGGTCAAGCGGTTCCAGAACCTCGACAAGGAATACGCCTACTCGGATTGGTCGCGCAAAGCCGTGCTGATGACGGCCTACGCGAACTACGAGGGCGCCAAGTACGAGGACGCGATCACGGCGGCGAAGCGCTACCTGCAGCGCCATCCGGGCAGCAAGGACGCGGCCTACGCCCAGTACATCCTGGCGATGTCGCACTACAAGCAGATCCCGGACGTGACCCGCGACCAGGAGCGCTCGGAGCGCGCGCTCGCCGCCCTGCAGGAGCTGGTGCAGAAGTACCCGACCTCGGAATACGCGGCGGACGCCAAGGCCAAGATCCAGATCACCCGCGACCAGCTGGCCGGCAAGGAGATGACGGTCGGCCGCTACTACCTGGATCGGCGCAACTTCCCGGCCGCGATCAACCGCTTCCGCGAGGTGGTGAGCAAGTACCAGACGACCCGCCACGCCGAGGAGGCGCTGGAGCGCCTGGCGGAGGCCTACATGGCGCTCGGCATCGTGGCCGAGGCCCAGACCGCCGCCGCCGTGCTCGCCCACAACTTCCCCGACTCGCCCTGGTACAAGGACGCCTACGCGCTGCTGCAATCGGGCGGCGTCGAGCCCCGCGAGGAGAAGTCCTCGTGGATCAGCAAGGCCTTCCGCGGCATCGTGGGGATCGAGACCGCCGAGGCGCAGTAG
- the lpxC gene encoding UDP-3-O-acyl-N-acetylglucosamine deacetylase, with protein sequence MRSSQQTTLRSAVSLSGIGVHSGNPVTVTLHPRESHEGIEFLRTGMPTGLDRIIKAHHSQVSATELCTVIGDRHSGAVATIEHLMSALRGLGVDNALVEIDGPEMPILDGSSAPFVTAIDSVGLVSCGAPRRFIKVLKPVRAEKGRAFAELRPYERGFRLDVEIDFESPVIGRSRKALDLTPAAYRREIARARTFGMMRDVERYWKAGFALGASLENTVAVGDGGVVNPEGLRYPDEFVRHKLLDAVGDLALAGLPILGAYQSYCGGHGLNVAVLDALFADRANYAVVEAAGSRREPVLAEFGVGLGAAAYAPDL encoded by the coding sequence ATGAGATCGAGTCAGCAGACGACCCTCCGCTCAGCCGTGAGCCTTTCCGGCATCGGCGTCCATTCCGGCAACCCCGTCACCGTCACGCTCCACCCCCGCGAGTCCCACGAGGGCATCGAGTTCCTCCGGACCGGGATGCCGACCGGCCTCGACCGCATCATCAAGGCCCACCACAGCCAAGTCTCCGCCACCGAGCTCTGCACCGTGATCGGCGACCGCCACAGCGGCGCGGTCGCCACGATCGAGCACCTGATGTCCGCCCTGCGCGGGCTCGGGGTCGACAACGCCCTCGTCGAGATCGACGGGCCCGAGATGCCGATCCTCGACGGGTCGAGCGCCCCCTTCGTCACCGCCATCGACTCGGTCGGCCTCGTCTCCTGCGGCGCCCCGCGCCGCTTCATCAAGGTCCTGAAACCGGTACGGGCCGAGAAGGGCCGCGCCTTCGCGGAGCTTCGTCCCTACGAGCGCGGCTTCCGCCTCGACGTCGAGATCGACTTCGAGAGCCCGGTGATCGGCCGCAGCCGCAAGGCCCTCGACCTCACCCCGGCCGCCTATCGCCGCGAGATCGCCCGCGCCCGCACCTTCGGGATGATGCGCGACGTGGAGCGCTACTGGAAAGCCGGGTTCGCGCTGGGCGCCTCTCTGGAGAACACCGTCGCGGTCGGCGACGGCGGCGTCGTCAATCCCGAGGGCCTGCGCTACCCGGACGAGTTCGTCCGCCACAAGCTCCTCGACGCGGTGGGCGACCTCGCCCTCGCCGGCCTGCCGATCCTCGGCGCCTACCAATCCTATTGCGGCGGCCACGGGCTCAACGTCGCCGTCCTCGACGCCCTCTTCGCGGACCGCGCCAATTACGCGGTGGTCGAGGCGGCCGGCAGCCGCCGCGAGCCCGTCCTCGCCGAATTCGGCGTCGGCCTCGGCGCGGCAGCCTACGCCCCCGATCTCTGA
- the ftsZ gene encoding cell division protein FtsZ encodes MAISLQAPDIRELKPRITVFGVGGAGGNAVNNMIESGLLGCEFVVANTDAQALTSSKAERVIQMGIGVTQGLGAGSQPEVGRAAAEEVIDEIRDQLSGAHMCFITAGMGGGTGTGAAPVIARAARDMGILTVGVVTKPFQFEGVRRMRTAEAGISELQAAVDTLIVIPNQNLFRVANEKTTFADAFAMADQVLYSGVACITDLMVKEGLINLDFADVRAIMRGMGKAMMGTGEASGEKRANRAAEAAIANPLLDDVSMKGARGLLISITGGNDLTLYELDEAATRIREEVDPDANIILGATFDESLDGIIRVSVVATGIEPALITAHAVNAPDLAQTEQRIAEVADRLRAEARARANQTQAPAAGAYRAAEPAPARPAPAPEPVAPMAAPMAEAPRAEMAPALIHDEVQITPAQPRAMPAYEPPAPAPQVEQPMVSASAPFIPPSPAVVRAPRMPRVQDLPLPAQAQIRASRGEEPAPQQAAPDAKRTSLLRRLATVGFGGLRADEAPAAAPQAPAMQAPAMHHAQGLNAQGMHAQGLHAQGLHAPAPQPPVARAPQAPLAPPAPRAPAPQSYAAQPQGYRPAQGNLDPQGRAAPAPRMMDDDQLEIPAFLRRQAN; translated from the coding sequence ATGGCCATCAGTCTCCAAGCGCCGGACATCCGGGAACTCAAGCCGCGCATCACGGTCTTCGGCGTGGGCGGGGCCGGCGGCAACGCCGTCAACAACATGATCGAGTCGGGGCTGCTCGGCTGCGAGTTCGTGGTCGCCAACACGGACGCGCAGGCGCTGACCTCCTCCAAGGCCGAGCGCGTGATCCAGATGGGCATCGGCGTCACCCAGGGCCTGGGCGCCGGCTCGCAGCCGGAGGTCGGCCGCGCCGCCGCCGAGGAGGTGATCGACGAGATCCGCGACCAGCTCTCGGGCGCCCACATGTGCTTCATCACCGCCGGCATGGGCGGCGGCACCGGCACGGGCGCGGCGCCCGTGATCGCCCGGGCCGCCCGCGACATGGGCATCCTGACGGTCGGCGTGGTGACGAAGCCCTTCCAGTTCGAGGGCGTGCGCCGGATGCGCACCGCCGAGGCGGGCATCTCCGAGCTCCAGGCCGCCGTCGACACGCTGATCGTCATCCCCAACCAGAACCTGTTCCGGGTGGCGAACGAGAAGACGACCTTCGCGGACGCCTTCGCGATGGCCGACCAGGTGCTCTACTCGGGCGTCGCCTGCATCACCGACCTGATGGTGAAGGAAGGCCTGATCAACCTCGACTTCGCCGACGTGCGGGCGATCATGCGCGGCATGGGCAAGGCGATGATGGGCACCGGCGAGGCGTCGGGCGAGAAGCGCGCCAACCGCGCCGCCGAGGCCGCGATCGCCAACCCGCTCCTCGACGACGTCTCGATGAAGGGCGCCCGCGGCCTGCTGATCTCGATCACCGGCGGCAACGACCTCACCCTCTACGAACTCGACGAGGCCGCGACCCGCATCCGCGAGGAGGTCGATCCGGACGCCAACATCATCCTGGGCGCCACCTTCGACGAGAGCCTCGACGGCATCATCCGGGTCTCGGTGGTGGCGACCGGCATCGAGCCGGCCCTGATCACCGCCCACGCGGTGAACGCCCCCGACCTCGCCCAGACCGAGCAGCGCATCGCGGAAGTCGCCGACCGGCTGCGCGCCGAGGCCCGCGCCCGCGCCAACCAGACTCAGGCCCCCGCGGCCGGCGCCTACCGGGCGGCCGAGCCGGCGCCCGCGCGCCCGGCTCCGGCGCCGGAGCCGGTCGCCCCGATGGCGGCCCCGATGGCCGAGGCGCCCCGCGCCGAGATGGCGCCGGCCCTGATCCACGACGAGGTGCAGATCACCCCGGCCCAGCCGCGGGCGATGCCGGCCTACGAGCCGCCGGCCCCGGCGCCCCAGGTCGAGCAGCCGATGGTCTCGGCCTCCGCCCCCTTCATCCCGCCGTCCCCGGCGGTGGTGCGGGCGCCGCGGATGCCGCGGGTCCAGGACCTGCCGCTGCCGGCCCAGGCCCAGATCCGCGCCAGCCGTGGCGAGGAGCCCGCGCCCCAGCAGGCCGCCCCGGACGCCAAGCGCACCTCGCTGCTGCGCCGCCTCGCCACGGTCGGCTTCGGAGGCCTGCGCGCCGACGAGGCACCGGCCGCGGCGCCCCAGGCACCGGCCATGCAGGCCCCGGCGATGCACCACGCCCAAGGTCTGAACGCCCAAGGCATGCACGCTCAAGGCCTGCACGCTCAAGGCCTGCACGCGCCTGCGCCGCAGCCGCCGGTCGCCCGCGCCCCGCAGGCCCCGCTCGCTCCGCCGGCGCCGCGCGCCCCCGCGCCGCAGAGCTACGCGGCGCAGCCGCAGGGCTACCGGCCGGCCCAGGGCAACCTCGACCCGCAGGGCCGGGCCGCGCCCGCCCCGCGCATGATGGACGACGATCAGCTCGAGATCCCGGCCTTCCTGCGCCGGCAGGCGAACTGA